In Mesorhizobium sp., one DNA window encodes the following:
- a CDS encoding cytochrome b/b6, with amino-acid sequence MSGGHSTYTPTSGLGRWIDQRMPLPRLMYDSFVAYPVPRNLNYAYTFGGILSIMLVAQIVTGVVLAMHYAAETTLAFNSVEKIMRDVNSGWLLRYLHANGASFFFIAVYIHIMRGLYYGSYKAPRELLWILGCIIYLLMMATGFMGYVLPWGQMSFWGATVITGFFSAIPLVGAWIQELLLGGFAVDNPTLNRFFSLHYLLPFMIAGVVILHIWALHVTGQTNPTGIEVKSKTDTVPFSPHATAKDAFAMVVFLAVFAYFVFYIPNFLGHPDNYIVANPLKTPAHIVPEWYYLPFYAILRAITFNIGPIDSKLGGVLAMFGSIAVLFFVPWLDTSKVRSAVYRPWYKLFFWLFVINAVMLGWLGSRPAEGVFVILSQIGTLYYFAFFLIIMPVLGLIETPRKLPNSITEAVLEKNKGAAAAHPVGATAAPETKG; translated from the coding sequence ATGAGCGGTGGACATTCGACCTACACGCCAACCTCGGGCCTCGGCCGCTGGATCGACCAGCGCATGCCGCTGCCCCGGCTGATGTACGATTCCTTCGTGGCCTATCCGGTGCCGCGCAACCTGAACTATGCCTACACCTTCGGCGGCATTCTCTCGATCATGCTGGTGGCGCAGATCGTCACCGGCGTTGTGCTGGCCATGCACTACGCGGCCGAAACGACGCTCGCCTTCAACTCTGTCGAGAAGATCATGCGCGACGTCAACTCCGGCTGGCTGTTGCGCTACCTGCACGCCAACGGCGCGTCGTTCTTCTTTATCGCCGTCTATATCCATATCATGCGCGGGCTCTACTACGGCTCCTACAAGGCGCCGCGCGAGCTCTTGTGGATCCTCGGCTGCATCATCTACCTCCTGATGATGGCGACGGGCTTCATGGGTTACGTTCTGCCCTGGGGCCAGATGTCCTTCTGGGGCGCCACCGTCATCACCGGCTTCTTCTCGGCGATCCCGCTCGTCGGAGCCTGGATTCAGGAACTGCTGCTTGGCGGTTTCGCGGTCGACAACCCGACGCTCAACCGCTTCTTCTCGCTGCACTACCTCTTGCCCTTCATGATCGCCGGCGTCGTCATCCTGCACATCTGGGCGCTGCACGTCACCGGCCAGACCAATCCGACCGGCATCGAGGTCAAGTCGAAGACCGACACCGTGCCGTTCTCGCCGCACGCGACCGCCAAGGACGCGTTCGCGATGGTCGTGTTCCTCGCCGTGTTCGCCTATTTCGTTTTCTACATCCCGAATTTCCTCGGCCATCCCGACAACTACATCGTGGCCAACCCGCTGAAGACGCCGGCGCACATCGTGCCCGAATGGTACTACCTGCCGTTCTACGCCATCCTTCGCGCGATCACCTTCAACATCGGGCCGATCGACTCCAAGCTCGGCGGCGTGCTCGCCATGTTCGGCTCGATCGCGGTGCTGTTCTTCGTGCCGTGGCTCGACACGTCCAAGGTGCGCTCGGCGGTCTACCGCCCGTGGTACAAGCTGTTCTTCTGGCTCTTCGTCATCAACGCCGTGATGCTCGGCTGGCTGGGCTCGCGGCCGGCGGAAGGGGTCTTCGTGATCCTGTCGCAGATCGGCACGCTCTACTACTTCGCCTTCTTCCTCATCATCATGCCGGTGCTGGGTCTCATCGAGACGCCGCGCAAGCTCCCGAATTCGATTACGGAAGCGGTGCTGGAGAAGAACAAGGGCGCGGCCGCCGCGCATCCGGTGGGTGCGACCGCCGCGCCGGAAACCAAAGGCTGA
- a CDS encoding prepilin peptidase → MSILIVALLLFLFGASIASFAGLALHRLRGRPANQSSWAALAGRSHCEGCGAQLTPLELVPVLGWLLIAGRCARCGYRVPAVYPVSEALAGIAFVAVFLFGGWAAIAIALPAVVLLVLLGVVFLALSGGG, encoded by the coding sequence ATGTCGATCCTCATAGTAGCCCTCCTGCTCTTCCTGTTCGGCGCCTCGATCGCCAGCTTCGCGGGGCTCGCATTGCACCGGCTGCGCGGCCGGCCGGCGAACCAGTCCTCCTGGGCGGCGCTGGCGGGCCGGTCGCACTGTGAAGGATGCGGGGCGCAGCTGACGCCGCTCGAACTGGTTCCGGTGCTTGGCTGGCTGCTGATCGCGGGGCGCTGTGCGAGGTGCGGATACCGTGTTCCTGCGGTCTATCCGGTCAGCGAGGCTTTGGCAGGAATCGCTTTCGTCGCGGTCTTCCTTTTCGGCGGCTGGGCGGCGATCGCCATTGCGCTTCCCGCTGTCGTTCTCCTCGTCCTCCTTGGCGTGGTATTCCTTGCCTTGTCGGGTGGCGGTTGA
- a CDS encoding DUF6665 family protein, translating into MSLRLPGRITVERASSATGLQPVEHEILGEMASSLGHAGRRVEQALAKLAEDEAGLEGEAREKRLRAVAAAVQAYFIQRELCGMRRHDDVIREMGIPRRVLARLGAR; encoded by the coding sequence ATGTCGCTCAGACTGCCCGGCCGCATCACCGTCGAACGCGCCTCCAGCGCCACCGGCCTGCAGCCGGTGGAGCACGAGATCCTGGGCGAGATGGCAAGCTCGCTCGGCCACGCCGGGCGCAGGGTCGAGCAGGCGCTGGCGAAGCTCGCGGAGGACGAAGCCGGCCTCGAAGGCGAGGCGCGCGAAAAGCGGCTTCGCGCCGTTGCCGCGGCCGTCCAGGCCTATTTCATCCAGCGCGAGCTCTGCGGCATGCGCCGCCACGACGACGTCATCCGCGAGATGGGCATTCCGAGACGAGTGCTGGCTAGGCTGGGGGCGCGGTAG
- a CDS encoding 50S ribosomal protein L25/general stress protein Ctc, translating into MSHETYELKAEAREKVGKGSARETRRNGKVPAVIYGDKQPPLAIALPYKELYYKIHGGGFMTTIATIDVDGKKVQVLPKDYQLDPVRDFPMHVDFLRVGKDTVVTVEVPVHFINEEKSPGIKRGGVLNVVRHEVEFTVPANAIPDSITVDLDGTEIGDSIHISAVKLPAGVKPVISDRDFTIATIAGSSASRSDADEEAEAPAAAAAPAKDK; encoded by the coding sequence ATGAGCCACGAGACGTACGAGCTCAAGGCCGAGGCGCGCGAGAAGGTCGGTAAGGGGTCCGCCCGCGAAACTCGCCGCAACGGCAAGGTACCAGCAGTCATTTACGGCGACAAGCAGCCTCCCCTGGCGATCGCCCTCCCCTACAAGGAGCTGTACTACAAGATCCATGGCGGCGGCTTCATGACCACCATCGCCACGATCGACGTGGACGGCAAGAAGGTGCAGGTCCTGCCGAAGGACTATCAGCTCGATCCGGTCCGGGATTTCCCGATGCATGTCGACTTCCTGCGCGTCGGCAAGGACACCGTCGTGACCGTCGAAGTGCCGGTTCACTTCATCAACGAAGAGAAGTCGCCCGGCATCAAGCGCGGCGGCGTGCTCAACGTCGTGCGCCACGAGGTCGAGTTCACGGTGCCCGCGAATGCGATCCCGGACTCCATCACCGTCGACCTGGACGGCACCGAGATCGGCGATTCCATCCACATCTCGGCGGTGAAGCTGCCGGCGGGCGTCAAGCCGGTCATTTCCGACCGCGACTTCACCATCGCCACCATCGCCGGCTCGTCTGCCAGCCGTTCGGACGCCGACGAGGAAGCCGAGGCTCCCGCAGCGGCCGCCGCTCCGGCCAAGGACAAGTGA
- a CDS encoding YiiX/YebB-like N1pC/P60 family cysteine hydrolase, which produces MRGFWVSGMSVFRRAAVAAGLALVALLSACTHDPGRTAGGGQCCGDAERQPRWLVAAVEPFAPVFGEIVGPITWRHGYLDDEAIQKRFVTGLRPLDIVVVSSKGRLTGRLIPGLFQHATVYVGSESELRALGMWSHPSVVPHREAIRGGARFIEADRKGVHLSPPSAVLDTDRAVALRPRIATPGWQRRAAATLFGALGTKFDFNFDAARADRLFCAELVCHAMPELRLPRDKVYGRDTIIPDRVVYEAARGNPRLRLVKYVAGDRSGIRTPGRTQLLDDLLKAWPE; this is translated from the coding sequence ATGCGGGGGTTCTGGGTCAGCGGTATGTCCGTCTTCCGGCGGGCGGCGGTAGCGGCGGGTCTGGCACTGGTCGCCCTGCTCTCCGCCTGCACCCATGATCCGGGCCGGACAGCGGGCGGGGGCCAGTGCTGCGGCGACGCCGAGCGCCAGCCGCGATGGCTCGTGGCGGCCGTCGAGCCCTTTGCGCCGGTTTTCGGCGAGATCGTCGGCCCCATCACATGGCGCCATGGATATCTCGACGACGAGGCGATCCAGAAGCGGTTCGTCACCGGTCTCAGGCCACTCGATATCGTCGTCGTCAGTTCCAAAGGCAGGCTGACGGGCCGTCTCATCCCCGGCCTCTTCCAGCACGCGACCGTCTATGTCGGCTCCGAAAGCGAGCTGCGGGCGCTCGGCATGTGGTCGCACCCGTCCGTCGTGCCGCACCGCGAGGCGATCCGCGGCGGCGCGCGGTTCATCGAGGCGGATCGCAAGGGCGTCCACCTGTCGCCGCCGTCCGCGGTGCTCGACACGGATCGCGCCGTGGCCTTGCGCCCCCGCATCGCCACGCCCGGCTGGCAGCGGCGCGCTGCGGCGACGCTGTTCGGCGCGCTCGGCACGAAGTTCGACTTCAACTTCGACGCGGCGCGCGCGGACCGGCTGTTCTGCGCGGAACTCGTCTGCCACGCCATGCCGGAACTGAGGCTGCCCCGGGACAAGGTCTACGGCCGCGATACGATCATTCCCGACCGCGTCGTCTACGAAGCCGCCCGCGGCAACCCGCGCCTGCGCCTCGTGAAATATGTCGCAGGCGACAGGTCGGGCATCCGCACGCCGGGCCGGACCCAACTCCTCGACGACCTGCTCAAGGCCTGGCCGGAATAG
- the pth gene encoding aminoacyl-tRNA hydrolase, whose amino-acid sequence MLILAGLGNPGAQYQNHRHNVGFMAADAIARRHSFSPWTKKFQGLIAEGALGGEKILLVKPQTFMNLSGQSVGEAMRFYKLTPSDVVVLYDELDLAPGKVRVKVGGGAGGHNGIRSLDQHIGNAYKRVRIGIGHPGVKELVHSYVLGDFSKADRDWLEPLIDAIGEHAPLLAKGDDNSFMNKLTLAVPGASRGDDHPAKAARTGEDAGKPKGVSHIRQARPQQPAVKLPESGPMAAMLKKLFGDKEGR is encoded by the coding sequence ATGCTCATTCTCGCAGGTCTCGGAAACCCCGGCGCGCAGTACCAGAACCACCGGCACAATGTCGGCTTCATGGCGGCGGACGCGATAGCCCGCCGCCATTCCTTTTCGCCCTGGACGAAGAAGTTTCAGGGCCTGATCGCCGAGGGAGCGCTCGGCGGCGAGAAGATCCTTCTCGTCAAGCCGCAGACCTTCATGAACCTGTCGGGCCAGTCGGTGGGCGAGGCGATGCGCTTCTACAAGCTCACGCCCTCCGATGTCGTCGTGCTCTACGACGAGCTGGATCTCGCGCCGGGCAAGGTGAGGGTGAAGGTCGGCGGCGGCGCCGGCGGCCACAATGGCATCCGCTCGCTCGACCAGCATATCGGCAATGCCTACAAGCGCGTCCGCATCGGCATTGGCCACCCGGGCGTCAAAGAATTGGTCCATTCCTACGTGCTGGGCGATTTTTCCAAAGCCGATCGCGACTGGCTGGAACCGCTGATCGACGCGATCGGCGAGCATGCCCCGCTGCTGGCCAAGGGCGACGACAATTCCTTCATGAACAAGCTTACGCTTGCCGTGCCGGGGGCCTCCAGGGGTGACGACCATCCCGCGAAGGCCGCCAGGACAGGCGAGGATGCCGGCAAGCCGAAGGGCGTCAGCCACATCCGCCAGGCCCGGCCGCAGCAGCCGGCCGTCAAGCTCCCCGAATCCGGCCCGATGGCGGCGATGCTGAAGAAGCTGTTCGGCGACAAAGAAGGCCGGTAG
- a CDS encoding cytochrome c1 — protein MKKILIGFAAAAVGLAAHVGLAVAAEETAHSAAEPTHFPIKKPPEMDWSFAGPFGTYDKGQLQRGLKVYKEVCAACHSMKLVPFRALEDLGYNEAQVKAFAAEYEVQDGPNADGEMFTRPAIPSDYFPSPFPNDEAAAAANAGAAPPDLSLIAKARAVERGFPLFVFDIFTQYAEGGPDYIHALLTGYDETPPEGMEIPEGTYYNPYFNAAKSLAMPKPINDDAVTYDDGAPQTVDQYSRDVSAFLMWAAEPHLEARKQTGFNVMVFLVLFAGLVYMTKRKIWASVPH, from the coding sequence ATGAAGAAGATCCTCATCGGTTTTGCCGCAGCCGCCGTCGGCCTTGCAGCGCATGTTGGACTGGCGGTTGCGGCCGAGGAGACGGCGCACTCCGCCGCCGAGCCGACGCACTTCCCGATCAAGAAGCCGCCGGAGATGGACTGGTCCTTCGCCGGCCCGTTCGGCACCTACGACAAGGGCCAGCTGCAGCGCGGCCTCAAGGTCTACAAGGAAGTCTGCGCCGCCTGCCATTCGATGAAGCTGGTTCCCTTCCGGGCGCTCGAAGATCTCGGCTACAACGAGGCGCAGGTGAAGGCCTTCGCCGCCGAATACGAGGTGCAGGACGGCCCGAACGCCGACGGCGAGATGTTCACCCGGCCGGCCATCCCGTCCGACTATTTCCCGTCGCCGTTCCCGAACGACGAGGCCGCCGCGGCCGCGAACGCGGGTGCGGCTCCGCCGGACCTGTCGCTGATCGCCAAGGCGCGCGCCGTCGAGCGCGGCTTCCCGCTGTTCGTCTTCGACATCTTCACGCAATATGCCGAGGGCGGCCCAGACTACATCCATGCGCTGCTGACCGGCTACGACGAGACGCCGCCGGAGGGAATGGAGATCCCGGAAGGGACCTACTACAACCCCTACTTCAACGCGGCGAAGTCTCTCGCCATGCCGAAGCCGATCAACGACGACGCGGTCACCTACGACGACGGCGCGCCGCAGACGGTCGACCAGTATTCGCGCGACGTCTCCGCCTTCCTGATGTGGGCCGCCGAGCCGCACCTCGAGGCGCGCAAGCAGACCGGCTTCAACGTCATGGTCTTCCTCGTGCTCTTCGCCGGCCTCGTCTACATGACCAAGCGCAAGATCTGGGCGTCGGTTCCGCACTGA
- the ychF gene encoding redox-regulated ATPase YchF has protein sequence MGFKCGIVGLPNVGKSTLFNALTRTAAAQAANYPFCTIEPNTGEVAVPDPRLKKLAAAGKSKEIIPTRISFVDIAGLVRGASKGEGLGNQFLANIREVDAIVHVLRCFENDDITHVEGRIDPVADAETVETELMLSDLESLERRIVQFRKRASVKDKEALTVLPVMEQALALLNDGKPVRMLLDKLAADEMPILLGLNLLTSHPVLYVCNVSEEEAATGNEHTRAVEKMAAAQGARVVVISAAIEAEVAQLPDEEAKEFLADLGLEEPGLDKLIRAGYDLLHLITYFTVGPKETRAWTIVKGTKAPQAAGVIHTDFERGFIRAQTIAYEDFITLGGEVAAKEAGKARDEGKDYVVQDGDVLLFRFNT, from the coding sequence ATGGGCTTCAAGTGCGGCATCGTTGGGCTTCCCAACGTGGGCAAATCCACTCTTTTCAACGCGCTCACGCGCACGGCGGCCGCACAGGCCGCGAACTATCCATTCTGTACCATCGAGCCGAACACCGGCGAGGTGGCGGTGCCCGATCCGCGCCTGAAGAAGCTCGCCGCCGCCGGCAAGTCGAAGGAGATCATCCCGACGCGCATCTCTTTCGTCGACATCGCCGGCCTCGTGCGCGGAGCGTCGAAGGGCGAAGGACTGGGCAACCAGTTCCTGGCCAACATCCGCGAGGTCGATGCCATCGTTCACGTGCTGCGCTGCTTCGAGAACGACGACATCACCCATGTGGAGGGCCGCATCGACCCGGTGGCCGACGCCGAGACGGTCGAGACCGAGCTGATGCTGTCGGACCTCGAGAGCCTCGAGCGGCGCATCGTTCAGTTCCGCAAGCGCGCCAGCGTCAAGGACAAGGAGGCGCTGACGGTGCTGCCGGTCATGGAACAGGCGCTGGCCCTCCTCAACGACGGCAAGCCGGTGCGCATGCTGCTGGACAAGCTCGCCGCCGACGAGATGCCGATCCTGCTCGGCCTGAACCTGCTGACCTCCCATCCCGTCCTCTATGTCTGCAACGTCTCGGAGGAAGAGGCGGCGACCGGCAACGAGCACACCAGGGCCGTCGAGAAGATGGCCGCCGCACAGGGCGCACGCGTGGTCGTCATCTCCGCCGCGATCGAGGCCGAGGTCGCGCAGCTCCCCGACGAGGAGGCCAAGGAGTTCCTCGCCGATCTCGGGCTCGAGGAACCGGGCTTGGACAAGCTCATCCGCGCCGGCTACGACCTCCTGCACCTGATCACCTATTTCACCGTCGGCCCGAAGGAGACGCGGGCCTGGACGATCGTCAAGGGCACCAAGGCGCCGCAGGCGGCGGGCGTGATCCACACCGACTTCGAGCGCGGCTTCATCCGCGCCCAGACGATCGCTTATGAGGATTTCATTACGCTCGGCGGCGAAGTGGCTGCCAAGGAAGCCGGCAAGGCACGCGACGAAGGCAAGGACTATGTCGTCCAGGACGGCGACGTGCTGCTGTTCAGGTTCAACACGTAA
- the petA gene encoding ubiquinol-cytochrome c reductase iron-sulfur subunit: MSATETADPNRRDFLYIATGAAGVVGVAAVAWPFIDQMRPDASTRALAAIEVDVSAIEPGMSVTAKWRGKPVFIRNRTDAEVEAAKAVQLEELKDPVARNANISADAPATDLDRSAGEGKENWLVMVGVCTHLGCVPLGQQGDFGGWFCPCHGSHYDTAGRIRKGPAPENLAVPVFSFISDTKIKIG; this comes from the coding sequence GTGAGCGCGACCGAAACAGCCGATCCCAATCGCCGCGATTTCCTCTACATCGCCACGGGTGCTGCCGGCGTCGTCGGCGTCGCAGCCGTCGCCTGGCCCTTCATCGACCAGATGCGGCCGGACGCCTCCACTCGGGCGCTCGCCGCCATCGAAGTCGACGTATCGGCGATCGAGCCGGGCATGTCGGTGACGGCCAAGTGGCGCGGCAAGCCGGTGTTCATCCGCAACCGCACGGATGCCGAGGTCGAGGCCGCCAAGGCGGTCCAGCTCGAGGAACTCAAGGACCCGGTGGCGCGCAACGCCAATATCTCGGCTGATGCGCCGGCCACCGATCTGGATCGTTCGGCCGGTGAGGGCAAGGAGAACTGGCTGGTGATGGTCGGCGTCTGCACCCATCTCGGCTGCGTGCCGCTTGGCCAGCAGGGCGATTTCGGCGGCTGGTTCTGCCCATGCCACGGCTCGCACTACGACACGGCCGGCCGCATCCGTAAGGGCCCGGCGCCCGAGAACCTCGCGGTCCCGGTGTTCTCGTTCATCTCCGACACCAAGATCAAGATCGGCTGA
- a CDS encoding MaoC family dehydratase: protein MTLDEYFGIGETVVLGTHVFEPDAIKAFAAKFDPQPFHLDETAAEKSVFRRLCASGWHTAAVWMKKNLEKRMDSEPQRWSGPGPRPVFGPSPGFRNLRWLKPVYAGETITFTRTGLNHRPVASRPGWNLLTIRAEAFDSTGDKVIEFDSSVLVQVEF, encoded by the coding sequence ATGACGCTGGACGAATATTTCGGCATCGGCGAGACGGTCGTTCTCGGCACTCATGTCTTCGAGCCCGATGCGATCAAGGCCTTCGCGGCGAAATTCGATCCGCAGCCCTTCCATCTCGACGAGACAGCTGCCGAAAAGAGCGTCTTCCGGCGTCTCTGCGCCTCCGGCTGGCACACCGCTGCGGTGTGGATGAAGAAGAATCTCGAGAAGCGGATGGATTCGGAACCGCAACGCTGGAGCGGCCCCGGCCCGAGGCCGGTATTCGGCCCCTCCCCCGGCTTTCGCAACCTGCGCTGGCTGAAACCTGTCTATGCCGGGGAGACGATCACCTTCACACGCACCGGGCTCAACCATCGCCCGGTCGCCTCCCGCCCGGGCTGGAACCTCCTGACGATCCGGGCGGAAGCCTTCGACTCGACCGGCGACAAGGTGATCGAATTCGACAGTTCGGTGCTGGTGCAGGTGGAGTTCTGA
- a CDS encoding MaoC family dehydratase encodes MAGPRWAFEDLEVGGTIELGEKKVSADEIVEFAAEFDPQPMHLDEEAGKASILGGLSASGWHSCAMFMRMMCDGFILDSTSQGSPGLEYVRWKRPVLAGDTLTGHCTILAKRLSKTKPGLGFVTVRSTMTNQRGETVLELENTGMFLTREAVGA; translated from the coding sequence ATGGCCGGACCCAGATGGGCCTTTGAAGACCTCGAGGTGGGCGGCACGATCGAGCTTGGCGAAAAGAAAGTCTCGGCGGACGAGATTGTCGAATTCGCTGCCGAGTTCGATCCCCAGCCGATGCATCTCGACGAGGAGGCCGGCAAGGCGTCGATCCTTGGCGGGCTCTCCGCGTCCGGCTGGCACTCCTGCGCCATGTTCATGCGCATGATGTGCGACGGCTTCATCCTGGACTCGACCTCGCAGGGCTCGCCCGGCCTCGAATATGTCCGCTGGAAGAGGCCGGTTCTGGCCGGCGACACGTTGACGGGCCATTGCACCATTCTGGCGAAGCGCCTGTCGAAGACCAAACCGGGCCTCGGTTTCGTCACCGTCAGGAGCACGATGACCAACCAGCGCGGCGAGACGGTGCTGGAACTGGAGAACACCGGCATGTTCCTGACCCGGGAGGCGGTGGGCGCATGA
- a CDS encoding type II toxin-antitoxin system PemK/MazF family toxin, producing the protein MICERYDVVVVPFPFTEIPVRKRRPVLVFSGSRFNHDNEHSLVAMITTAKGTSWPSDVAIDDLQSAGLLHPCVMRLRFQTMPNSLIVRKLGTLNSADAVRCADALSGMLN; encoded by the coding sequence GTGATCTGTGAGCGATACGACGTCGTCGTGGTGCCGTTCCCCTTCACGGAGATCCCGGTTCGAAAGCGGCGACCGGTGCTGGTTTTCTCAGGCTCGCGATTCAACCACGACAACGAACACAGTCTCGTCGCGATGATCACCACGGCAAAAGGGACCTCGTGGCCGAGTGACGTCGCCATCGACGACCTCCAATCCGCAGGCCTGCTGCATCCCTGCGTCATGAGGCTGCGGTTCCAGACGATGCCGAACAGCCTTATCGTCCGAAAGCTCGGGACACTGAACAGCGCCGACGCTGTACGCTGTGCCGACGCATTATCGGGCATGCTGAACTGA
- a CDS encoding AAA family ATPase, with protein sequence MIYTLAIAGYRSIRNLVLPLERLTVVTGRNGTGKSSFYKALRLLADVAQGNVISSLATEGGLPSTLWAGPEQISRGMRQGVHAIEGTARRNPVSLKLGFASEDYGYAIDLGLPIPSASMFGRDPEIKAEAVWAGEALSRRNAFATRSGPAVTVLDEQGRRSTLPNLLAPFDSMMTHAADPRGLPELLLLRERMRGWRFYDHFRTDADAPARAARPGTRTTALSADGSDLAAALETIREIGDPKGLAQAVDDAFPGAELRIEESAGRFELLMRQHGLLRPLKAAELSDGTLRYLLLLAALMTPRPPGLMVFNEPETSLHADLLPPLARLIGEASKTCQIVVVTHDAMLADALHEAGALRHDFTKSFGETVVDAADRPAWAWPER encoded by the coding sequence ATGATCTACACCCTCGCCATCGCCGGCTACCGCTCGATCCGGAACCTCGTGCTGCCTCTCGAACGGCTCACCGTGGTGACGGGCCGCAACGGCACCGGCAAGTCGAGCTTCTACAAGGCGCTGCGGCTTCTGGCCGATGTCGCGCAGGGCAATGTCATTTCCTCGCTCGCAACCGAAGGCGGGCTGCCGTCGACGCTGTGGGCCGGTCCCGAGCAGATCTCGCGCGGCATGCGGCAGGGTGTTCACGCGATCGAGGGCACGGCCCGCAGGAACCCGGTCAGCCTCAAGCTCGGCTTCGCGTCGGAGGACTACGGCTACGCCATCGATCTCGGCCTGCCGATCCCTTCCGCGTCGATGTTCGGCCGCGATCCGGAGATCAAGGCCGAAGCCGTGTGGGCCGGCGAGGCGCTGAGCAGGCGCAACGCCTTTGCGACGCGGTCGGGACCGGCTGTCACGGTGCTGGACGAGCAGGGCCGGCGTTCGACGCTGCCCAACCTGCTTGCGCCCTTCGACAGCATGATGACACATGCCGCCGATCCGCGCGGTCTGCCGGAATTGCTGCTTCTGCGCGAGCGCATGCGGGGCTGGCGCTTCTACGACCATTTCCGCACCGATGCCGACGCCCCGGCGAGGGCGGCAAGGCCAGGCACCCGGACCACGGCACTCAGCGCCGACGGGTCCGACCTCGCCGCGGCGCTGGAGACGATCCGCGAGATCGGCGATCCGAAAGGACTGGCGCAGGCGGTGGACGACGCATTTCCGGGCGCGGAGCTTCGAATAGAAGAGTCCGCCGGCCGCTTCGAACTGCTGATGCGGCAGCACGGGCTCCTGCGTCCGCTGAAGGCAGCCGAACTTTCCGACGGGACGCTGCGCTATCTTCTCCTCCTTGCCGCGCTGATGACCCCGCGACCGCCCGGCCTGATGGTCTTCAACGAACCGGAGACCAGCCTCCACGCCGACCTCTTACCGCCGCTTGCAAGGCTGATCGGGGAGGCATCGAAAACCTGCCAGATTGTCGTCGTGACCCACGACGCCATGCTGGCCGACGCGCTGCACGAAGCCGGCGCGCTGCGCCACGACTTCACCAAGTCGTTTGGCGAGACTGTGGTCGATGCAGCGGACCGGCCCGCCTGGGCATGGCCGGAGAGGTAG
- a CDS encoding adenine phosphoribosyltransferase, with protein sequence MNSTLEQTLLSAIRTIPDYPKPGILFRDITTLLGNARAFRRAVDELVHPYSGTGVSKIAGIEARGFILGGAMAHQLSCGFVPIRKKGKLPHSTVRVAYSLEYGVDEMEMHTDAVQPGEKVILVDDLIATGGTAEGAVKLLRQMGAEIVAACFVIDLPDLGGRKKLEDLGVNVRTLVSFEGH encoded by the coding sequence ATGAACTCGACCCTCGAACAGACGCTTCTGTCCGCGATCCGCACGATCCCGGACTATCCCAAGCCCGGCATTCTGTTTCGCGACATCACCACGCTCTTGGGAAACGCACGCGCGTTCCGCCGCGCCGTCGACGAGCTGGTGCATCCCTATTCCGGCACCGGTGTTTCCAAGATCGCCGGCATCGAGGCGCGCGGCTTCATCCTCGGCGGCGCGATGGCGCACCAGCTCTCCTGCGGTTTTGTTCCCATCCGCAAGAAAGGCAAGCTGCCGCACTCGACCGTGCGGGTCGCCTATTCGCTGGAATACGGCGTCGACGAGATGGAGATGCACACCGATGCGGTGCAGCCCGGCGAGAAGGTGATCCTGGTCGACGACCTGATCGCCACCGGCGGCACGGCGGAAGGCGCGGTGAAGCTCCTGCGCCAGATGGGCGCGGAGATCGTCGCCGCCTGCTTCGTCATCGACCTGCCCGACCTCGGCGGCCGGAAGAAGCTGGAAGATCTCGGCGTCAACGTGCGGACGCTGGTGTCGTTCGAAGGGCATTAG
- a CDS encoding 6,7-dimethyl-8-ribityllumazine synthase produces the protein MTPTRYAFVKANWHSEIVDRALDGFLELIPAGNVDIYDVPGAFELPLLARDLAASGRYAAVAAAAFVVDGGIYRHDFVAQAVVDGLMRAGLDTGIPVLSVSLTPHNYQETDHHRQIFARHFVEKGREAAKAALMIANARARLARIAA, from the coding sequence ATGACACCCACCCGCTACGCCTTCGTCAAGGCAAACTGGCATTCCGAGATCGTCGACAGGGCGCTCGACGGTTTTCTCGAACTCATCCCCGCCGGCAACGTCGACATCTACGATGTTCCCGGCGCCTTCGAGTTGCCGCTGCTTGCCCGCGATCTTGCCGCCAGCGGCAGATATGCGGCGGTGGCGGCGGCGGCCTTCGTCGTCGACGGCGGCATCTACCGCCACGATTTCGTCGCTCAGGCGGTCGTCGACGGTTTGATGCGCGCCGGCCTGGATACCGGCATACCGGTTCTTTCGGTTTCGCTGACGCCACACAATTATCAGGAGACGGACCATCACCGTCAGATCTTCGCCCGGCATTTCGTCGAGAAGGGACGCGAGGCGGCGAAGGCGGCCCTGATGATCGCGAACGCCAGGGCGCGGCTGGCGCGGATTGCAGCCTGA